ACTCTATTGCTAAGGATTTGAGCCAAGTTAACTCAACTATTGCATGCACTAAGGCTCGATATTCCAATTCCATGTTGGATCAAGCAACAATACTCTATTTCTTTAAACTCCAAGAGATAAGATTACCCCTTAGATAGATATAATAACCATTAGTTGATCTTCTATCATTTGGGCAACTAGCCTAATCTACATCTATGAATCTTATAAGATTTAAAGATTTGTTTTACTAGAAATACACACACACCCACACGTGGTTGTAACAGTTACTAACCTCTGCAGCATGAAATATGGCTATACCAATGAGCTGAAGATGGCCTTGGCTTTGGCAAATCTGGGGTTGAACATACATCAGTGGACTCCACCTCTAGATCAGGGACGTGCATGATCTTTGGCCAATCCTGGCCTCCTCCCTTCTCGTTTCTGCATCGCTCCATCAACAGTGGGCATCCTTGAATCACCAAATGTTGAAGGGAGGGGGAGATACCTTCCTCAGGCAAGGACTTGAGTTTTGGGCAGTCCTCAATATAAAGATCAGTGAGGGAGGAGAGACTCTTCAGCACATCCTTTGGGCCAAGGGACTCAAGGCTGGGGCAACGACTGATGGTCAAGCATTCAAGCGTTTTGGGGAGTCCTTCATGCGGCAATTTTGTAAGGCTGGGGCAGCATTGAATGGACAATAATTTGAGGAAGGTCAAACCTTGGAATGGTGCTTCTTCTTCACACAAAGACATTAGATCTTTGCAATGCCGAATATGCAAGGCCTTGAGACGGGGCAGATAAGGCCACTTTGGGAAGGAGGTGGCGTTTGAGATGTTGGAAATTACCAAAGAGCATAGAGAACTGTTGTCCGGTATTGCCCCCACTAGTTTTCCACCCTGACATTCTTGGTCAACTGCCAAATGCTGAAGATGTCGGAAGCACTCCGGATTTGGAAGGTCTCTCAATAATTCACACCTATTAATTTCCAACTTCTGTGGGGCAAAGACCAGTGGCAGTGCGTGCATCTTTGGGCAACAATCAACCTTCAATTCCAATAGCTTAGAAAAGGAAGAATTCACTTCATTCCAATCTTGTAGAACCAGATTGTCCACGAGTACCAGAAACATCAGAGACTGGGTTGCTGGAAGAGTCTCCAGGGAAACGCACTTTTTGATCTTCAATTTTCTTAGCTTAGGGAAAGAGGGTAACTTTGCTAGCTTTGGGCAGTTACGAATCTTTAGTTTCTCCAGGGAAACATTATTACCCTGGGGACATTTGTCTTGCAATTCCTCTACCTCCTGCAACTCCTGCATTCCTTTAAGGTAGAGCCGTTGAAGGTGGGGTAACTGACCAAGTGAGAGAATTTTGCAGTTTGTGCAACCATTTAGGGAAAGAGTCAACAGATTTTGAAGCCACCCATTTGTCATCCAATGTGGAAATTCGGAACCCCTGAAGTGACAAATGCGGAGCTCCTTGAGGTTTGAGTGAGGCTGTAGATCTTCAAGCACCCGCCCATGAGTAACTGCGTCTTGGGGCCCAGCAACATCTCGGTCACTCCATTCTAAAACAAGCTTCACAAGGCTTTCTTTCTCCTTCAACATTGCATCCACTGCATTTTTCACTGCATTCTCAAGCTTTGAAATGTGCAACGTTCCTGTAAGGTAGGCCATACCCTTTAGTTCTTCAATGCCATAACCATTCTCACAGCCAATTGGAAACACATGCAAGTTATGCAGGCTGGTTAAGCTCCCCATCCTCGGTGGCAGCTTGGTGCATGAGTACCAGAACCTTTCATCTAGCTCCAGATGTCGCAGGTTGATCAAGTTGGCAAAGTCCTTGGGCAATTGGGAAAGTAAAAGACACCCTAAGAGTTTCAGCGTTTGCAAATTGTAGAGGTTACATAAGGAGTCGGGAAGCCTAGTGATTTCAGTTTTGCTGAGGTCCAGGTAGCGCAACAGCTCCAACTGGTCGATTGATTCTGGCACTATGGAGATTGTGCTTGAACTCAGATCCAACACCCGGATGCATGTCAAAGCCTGAAACATCTTCTCTAGAGAACTCCCAATATTTTTCAAGTATCCACTGGGGAACAGAAGTGTACGTAACTGCCTAGATTTATCAATAATCTGTCTAACAGGTTGCTCTACATCTTTGCCCAGCAGTGACACATGACGGGTTTTCGGAGGTAGATAACACTGCTCGCTGTCTTTCACTTGCAAGAAAAGTGGGCTGGCAACTAGCTGTGCGAACTCGTGGATAAGATCATGCATCCTATATTGGTCACCGCCAACATCGGAAGGTTGAAAGAAGGACCTCATTAACAACTCATCAAAATACTGACTTCCGGTTTCCTCTGGGCTTTCTTGTCCAGTGTATTGAATGAATTCTTCTGCCATCCATAAATTGACAAAGTCTTTTTTATCAAACACATACGCCTTGGGAAATAAGGAGCAGTACGCAAAGCACTGCTTTATATGAGAAGGTAGATGGTCATAACTGAATTTTAGGGCAGGCAAAAAATTATGCTTCTCTGCTTTGCAGATATCATTCTTTGAGATTTTCTGCCATTTGTTTACATCCGTGTTGCCTCGCAACAGGCCTGCCAATGCCGTCACCGCCAAAGGCAAACCTCCGCACTTGGCTACGATTTTCATACCAATTTTTTGAAGGTCCCCCCGTGTTCTATCTGACATCTTACAATGTTTAAAAGCGATTCTTCTGAACAACTCCCAACAGTGATTGTCGGACAGAAGGCCCAAGCGATAAGGATCTTGGGTGCCCATGATATGAGAAACTTTAATTGTTCTGCTGGTAACCAGGACTCTACTTCCTCTTCCCCCATGCCTCAAGACTTTCTCAAGCGACTCCCACTGAAAGTAATTGTCAGTCCAAACATCGTCTAGGACAATTAGAATTCTTTTTCCAGCCAACAATTCGACAACACGAGACTCTAGCATGCTTGTAGATAAACCTCCAAGTTCACAATTCATGTGGGAGAGAGATGTAATGATGCCTTCAAGAATTCTAGGGAAGTTAAAATCAACCGTGACACAAACCCAGCTCCTACAATCAAAATGTTGGACTGCTTTAGGATGATTGAAGATGAGTTGAGCAAGAGTTGTTTTGCCCAGACCAGCCATCCCAATTATGGAAATGACAGAAAAGTGGGACTCTTCTCCCTGGTCGGATTCATGGGATAGAAGCATATCTAATATCTCAGATGCATCATCTTCCCTACCAACAATATCACCTGCAGAAGAACTTGTATGGTGTAGAGGCCGTGGGTAGGGAATCTTTTGCCTTGCAACAGATTCAGATCTTAACCTTTGTGTCGTTTGTGAAATCAAATCTATCCTGGCTACGATGTCCTTGATCTTAAGGAAGCAAACATTAAATCGAAGGGAAGCTTTACCTGGACATAGCTGCTGCCGCTGTTCCTTTCTTCTAATGCTCCTgtaaactttaattaaaaaagccTCCAATACATCTTGCGCATCCGAAGCTGCATCTTGAAGATCTCCCAGCGAATATTTCAAGAGTGGATCAGCCTCTTGCATGTCCTCCTTATCCATCAGTTCTGCTTTGAATGGGATTAAGGCTCGTAAAAGCTTTTCCAAGTCATCCTTCACCTTTGCTAATGATGATACGTCTTCTACTATCATCAACAACAACCGTATCTTAACTAAGAGGCTGCTCGCGATGGGGCTGATGACAATTGAATCTGGGTCACACATGGCTTGCTTCTCTCTGTCGAATTGTGGGCAACGAACTCAGGGATGTTGTGAAGCTTGTGATATCATTTTTTCCACCTTGCCAACCATGTTAATTTATCTAAGGTAAGCTAGATGATGAATCAGATGGGAATCTGTCTTgttcaacttcttttttttttttttttcttttttaatttttaatattatatatataaagaaaacttGTTGAAAAATACATTGCTTGCTTTCCTGTCAGAGTTGTGGGGCTTGCTTTCATGTCAGATTTGtggaagaaaattaatttttaatttttaatgcaatctaatatttatacatatatattcatAACATGCATAAGGTACTTTATATAACCAAccctcaaaatcatttttaacattctCATCACACTTGTGTTttatttggttctcaaaaattattttttaaaaaaatattgaagaaaataattttcttacatttgattgtcttataaaaaatttcaaagaaaagaaaatataattaaaattaattaaaaacttatacattttcaaattatttaatatttatattgatgatttaaaatatataatttaaatttgaagtagtaaataaaaataattagttaactttaattttatctgttattttccttcacctcttctttctttatattttttttttctattttctttccattgcatttttttctcaaattttatgagaaccaaatataacctttatttttcttgaaaaaaattgtatataataAGGCAAAGCAACTACAGTGACTTACAATATAAGTCAATATGACATGATAAAACAcctccaaaaaaattaaatttattaaaagagaTAAATATGAGGTAAACATACTTATaaattgtttgataatga
The sequence above is drawn from the Vitis riparia cultivar Riparia Gloire de Montpellier isolate 1030 chromosome 15, EGFV_Vit.rip_1.0, whole genome shotgun sequence genome and encodes:
- the LOC117932250 gene encoding putative disease resistance protein RGA3 isoform X3; translated protein: MSRSWVCVTVDFNFPRILEGIITSLSHMNCELGGLSTSMLESRVVELLAGKRILIVLDDVWTDNYFQWESLEKVLRHGGRGSRVLVTSRTIKVSHIMGTQDPYRLGLLSDNHCWELFRRIAFKHCKMSDRTRGDLQKIGMKIVAKCGGLPLAVTALAGLLRGNTDVNKWQKISKNDICKAEKHNFLPALKFSYDHLPSHIKQCFAYCSLFPKAYVFDKKDFVNLWMAEEFIQYTGQESPEETGSQYFDELLMRSFFQPSDVGGDQYRMHDLIHEFAQLVASPLFLQVKDSEQCYLPPKTRHVSLLGKDVEQPVRQIIDKSRQLRTLLFPSGYLKNIGSSLEKMFQALTCIRVLDLSSSTISIVPESIDQLELLRYLDLSKTEITRLPDSLCNLYNLQTLKLLGCLLLSQLPKDFANLINLRHLELDERFWYSCTKLPPRMGSLTSLHNLHVFPIGCENGYGIEELKGMAYLTGTLHISKLENAVKNAVDAMLKEKESLVKLVLEWSDRDVAGPQDAVTHGRVLEDLQPHSNLKELRICHFRGSEFPHWMTNGWLQNLLTLSLNGCTNCKILSLGQLPHLQRLYLKGMQELQEVEELQDKCPQGNNVSLEKLKIRNCPKLAKLPSFPKLRKLKIKKCVSLETLPATQSLMFLVLVDNLVLQDWNEVNSSFSKLLELKVDCCPKMHALPLVFAPQKLEINRCELLRDLPNPECFRHLQHLAVDQECQGGKLVGAIPDNSSLCSLVISNISNATSFPKWPYLPRLKALHIRHCKDLMSLCEEEAPFQGLTFLKLLSIQCCPSLTKLPHEGLPKTLECLTISRCPSLESLGPKDVLKSLSSLTDLYIEDCPKLKSLPEEGISPSLQHLVIQGCPLLMERCRNEKGGGQDWPKIMHVPDLEVESTDVCSTPDLPKPRPSSAHWYSHISCCRGVDGSEAPQSLQHLM
- the LOC117932250 gene encoding putative disease resistance protein RGA3 isoform X2; this encodes MCDPDSIVISPIASSLLVKIRLLLMIVEDVSSLAKVKDDLEKLLRALIPFKAELMDKEDMQEADPLLKYSLGDLQDAASDAQDVLEAFLIKVYRSIRRKEQRQQLCPGKASLRFNVCFLKIKDIVARIDLISQTTQRLRSESVARQKIPYPRPLHHTSSSAGDIVGREDDASEILDMLLSHESDQGEESHFSVISIIGMAGLGKTTLAQLIFNHPKAVQHFDCRSWVCVTVDFNFPRILEGIITSLSHMNCELGGLSTSMLESRVVELLAGKRILIVLDDVWTDNYFQWESLEKVLRHGGRGSRVLVTSRTIKVSHIMGTQDPYRLGLLSDNHCWELFRRIAFKHCKMSDRTRGDLQKIGMKIVAKCGGLPLAVTALAGLLRGNTDVNKWQKISKNDICKAEKHNFLPALKFSYDHLPSHIKQCFAYCSLFPKAYVFDKKDFVNLWMAEEFIQYTGQESPEETGSQYFDELLMRSFFQPSDVGGDQYRMHDLIHEFAQLVASPLFLQVKDSEQCYLPPKTRHVSLLGKDVEQPVRQIIDKSRQLRTLLFPSGYLKNIGSSLEKMFQALTCIRVLDLSSSTISIVPESIDQLELLRYLDLSKTEITRLPDSLCNLYNLQTLKLLGCLLLSQLPKDFANLINLRHLELDERFWYSCTKLPPRMGSLTSLHNLHVFPIGCENGYGIEELKGMAYLTGTLHISKLENAVKNAVDAMLKEKESLVKLVLEWSDRDVAGPQDAVTHGRVLEDLQPHSNLKELRICHFRGSEFPHWMTNGWLQNLLTLSLNGCTNCKILSLGQLPHLQRLYLKGMQELQEVEELQDKCPQGNNVSLEKLKIRNCPKLAKLPSFPKLRKLKIKKCVSLETLPATQSLMFLVLVDNLVLQDWNEVNSSFSKLLELKVDCCPKMHALPLVFAPQKLEINRCELLRDLPNPECFRHLQHLAVDQECQGGKLVGAIPDNSSLCSLVISNISNATSFPKWPYLPRLKALHIRHCKDLMSLCEEEAPFQGLTFLKLLSIQCCPSLTKLPHEGLPKTLECLTISRCPSLESLGPKDVLKSLSSLTDLYIEDCPKLKSLPEEGISPSLQHLVIQGCPLLMERCRNEKGGGQDWPKIMHVPDLEVESTDVCSTPDLPKPRPSSAHWYSHISCCRGDWRS
- the LOC117932250 gene encoding putative disease resistance protein RGA3 isoform X1, which translates into the protein MCDPDSIVISPIASSLLVKIRLLLMIVEDVSSLAKVKDDLEKLLRALIPFKAELMDKEDMQEADPLLKYSLGDLQDAASDAQDVLEAFLIKVYRSIRRKEQRQQLCPGKASLRFNVCFLKIKDIVARIDLISQTTQRLRSESVARQKIPYPRPLHHTSSSAGDIVGREDDASEILDMLLSHESDQGEESHFSVISIIGMAGLGKTTLAQLIFNHPKAVQHFDCRSWVCVTVDFNFPRILEGIITSLSHMNCELGGLSTSMLESRVVELLAGKRILIVLDDVWTDNYFQWESLEKVLRHGGRGSRVLVTSRTIKVSHIMGTQDPYRLGLLSDNHCWELFRRIAFKHCKMSDRTRGDLQKIGMKIVAKCGGLPLAVTALAGLLRGNTDVNKWQKISKNDICKAEKHNFLPALKFSYDHLPSHIKQCFAYCSLFPKAYVFDKKDFVNLWMAEEFIQYTGQESPEETGSQYFDELLMRSFFQPSDVGGDQYRMHDLIHEFAQLVASPLFLQVKDSEQCYLPPKTRHVSLLGKDVEQPVRQIIDKSRQLRTLLFPSGYLKNIGSSLEKMFQALTCIRVLDLSSSTISIVPESIDQLELLRYLDLSKTEITRLPDSLCNLYNLQTLKLLGCLLLSQLPKDFANLINLRHLELDERFWYSCTKLPPRMGSLTSLHNLHVFPIGCENGYGIEELKGMAYLTGTLHISKLENAVKNAVDAMLKEKESLVKLVLEWSDRDVAGPQDAVTHGRVLEDLQPHSNLKELRICHFRGSEFPHWMTNGWLQNLLTLSLNGCTNCKILSLGQLPHLQRLYLKGMQELQEVEELQDKCPQGNNVSLEKLKIRNCPKLAKLPSFPKLRKLKIKKCVSLETLPATQSLMFLVLVDNLVLQDWNEVNSSFSKLLELKVDCCPKMHALPLVFAPQKLEINRCELLRDLPNPECFRHLQHLAVDQECQGGKLVGAIPDNSSLCSLVISNISNATSFPKWPYLPRLKALHIRHCKDLMSLCEEEAPFQGLTFLKLLSIQCCPSLTKLPHEGLPKTLECLTISRCPSLESLGPKDVLKSLSSLTDLYIEDCPKLKSLPEEGISPSLQHLVIQGCPLLMERCRNEKGGGQDWPKIMHVPDLEVESTDVCSTPDLPKPRPSSAHWYSHISCCRGVDGSEAPQSLQHLM